The following coding sequences are from one Triticum dicoccoides isolate Atlit2015 ecotype Zavitan chromosome 4A, WEW_v2.0, whole genome shotgun sequence window:
- the LOC119289890 gene encoding uncharacterized protein LOC119289890, protein MPRDRGLPMFGGRGGGGGGGGGDITVHIEYLARSLMEKQKGAAAEEQYRAMATSHRLSRVPLHLRNNNANDYTPGFVAIGPLHSRDDRRLRPAEQLKVAYLNSLISRGHPDPAQHLAVIQEYIRVVAAREQEARAMYVGEEVVDIPPDDFIQMMVLDGCFIIEHLTNVATGREEPSLHATPFGPTQLSVDLILAENQMPFFLLVDLMASTKLPEFEDTGYPAPVLLVKLVLYYLAGEKGRDMSEALPAAKGVSHVLHLLHEMVSAARTRWEAPPRAIQDGAVKETAQEAARLLRRLPLLVLVPLLYPILPEDKKWSASYGKEDVPSASDLKRMGVQFKKARGGSGSKAVAGIASVLGPMPLGVKLTQHEDRLHLPQLRIEFRTAPLLLNLMAFEQSTKTRTDVSAYVCFMAKMVQSAEDAGVLAAAEVVQ, encoded by the coding sequence ATGCCTAGAGACCGGGGTTTACCCATGTTCGGCGGccgtggcggtggtggtggcggcggcggcggcgacatcacGGTGCACATCGAATATCTGGCGCGCAGTCTGATGGAGAAGCAGAAGGGCGCCGCGGCGGAGGAGCAGTACCGGGCCATGGCGACCAGCCACCGGCTGTCCCGCGTCCCCCTCCACCTCCGCAACAACAACGCCAACGACTACACGCCGGGGTTCGTCGCCATCGGCCCGCTCCACAGCCGCGACGACCGGCGCCTCCGCCCCGCCGAGCAGCTCAAGGTGGCGTACCTCAACAGCCTCATCTCCCGCGGCCACCCCGACCCGGCGCAACACCTCGCCGTCATCCAGGAGTACATCCGCGTCGTGGCCGCCCGCGAGCAGGAGGCCCGGGCGATGTACGTCGGGGAGGAGGTCGTCGACATTCCCCCTGATGACTTCATCCAGATGATGGTGCTTGACGGCTGCTTCATCATCGAACACCTCACCAACGTCGCCACGGGCCGAGAGGAGCCGTCGCTGCACGCCACGCCCTTCGGCCCCACGCAGCTCTCCGTCGACCTCATCCTCGCCGAGAACCAGATGCCCTTCTTCCTACTCGTTGATCTCATGGCCAGCACCAAGCTGCCGGAGTTCGAGGACACCGGCTACCCCGCGCCTGTGCTGCTCGTGAAGCTCGTGCTATACTACCTCGCCGGCGAGAAGGGCCGCGACATGAGCGAGGCGctgccggcggccaagggggtctCCCACGTCCTTCACCTGCTCCACGAGATGGTCAGCGCGGCGCGGACCCGGTGGGAAGCGCCGCCCCGCGCCATCCAGGATGGCGCGGTGAAAGAGACGGCACAGGAGGCGGCACGGCTGCTGCGCCGCCTTCCGCTGCTGGTGTTGGTGCCGCTGCTGTACCCGATCCTCCCCGAGGACAAGAAGTGGAGCGCGAGCTACGGGAAGGAAGACGTGCCGTCGGCGAGTGACCTGAAACGGATGGGTGTGCAGTTCAAGAAGGCGCGCGGCGGCAGCGGGAGCAAGGCGGTGGCCGGCATCGCGTCGGTGCTGGGCCCCATGCCGCTCGGTGTGAAGCTGACGCAGCACGAGGACCGGCTCCACCTCCCCCAGCTCCGGATCGAGTTCCGCACGGCGCCGCTGCTGCTGAACCTGATGGCGTTCGAGCAGTCGACGAAGACACGGACGGACGTGTCGGCGTACGTGTGCTTCATGGCGAAGATGGTGCAGTCGGCGGAGGACGCGGGggtgctggcggcggcggaggtggtacAGTAG
- the LOC119290070 gene encoding LOW QUALITY PROTEIN: uncharacterized protein LOC119290070 (The sequence of the model RefSeq protein was modified relative to this genomic sequence to represent the inferred CDS: deleted 1 base in 1 codon; substituted 1 base at 1 genomic stop codon): protein MYDDRCSPEFINGVHTFLLAAEVNKRTDGFMPCPCASCKNGRNYSMSRTIHIHLFESSFMPHYNVWTKRGERGVMMEDNEEEEDDDSYPGHGFPEYDDTTMGEEAEPEEAEEEESDEPVDDLGRAIADAKRNCASDLGKKKLQRMLEDHKKLLYPNCVGDKKKLCTTLELLQWKAENGVSDKGFGKLLVMIKNMLPKDNEFPESTYEAKKVVCPLGLEVQKIHACPNDCILYRGEYEDLNACPVCGALRYKISRDDPGDVEGERPRKKIPAKVMWYAPIIPRLKRLFQNKEHVKAMRWHREDHKKDGKLRVPADGSQWRKIKRKCRNEFADDARNVLFGLSADRINPSGNRQPGNDIDVYLRPLVEEFLQLWNGTGVRAWDEHMGEEFDLKVLLFVTINDWPALSNLSRQTNNGYRGCTHCLDDTDSIYLASCRKNVYLGHRRFLPTRHPIRKKGKHFKGEADHRTKPRHRTGADVHDMVKDLKVIFGKGPGGQLVSKDADGCAPMWKKKSIFWDLPYWKDLEVHDIHQGHASYALTKEEKEIFFECLLSIKVPSGFSSNIEGIINMAEKKFQNLNSHDCHVIMTQLLPVALRALLPEKVRLAIVKLCAFLNAISQKVIDPEIIPRSENDLVQCLVSFELVFPPSFFNIMTHVLVHLCEEINVLGPVFLHNMFPFERFMGVLKKYVHNRARPEGSISKGDENEEVIEFCINFIPDLKPIGVPESRHKGRLDGKGTLGGEQIICMDGHSLTEAHYTVLQNSSLVAPYMDEHKNLLPSSNIMTFKGYDINGNTFYTIAQDKKSTNQNSGVRFDAETKTGKETYYGYIHDIWELDYRRGLKVPLFRCKWVNMTRGGVTEDPQYGMTTLDLNNLAYADEPFVLANDVAQVFYVKDMSTKPRKKRXGSECIVDEPKRHIVLSGKRNIVGVDDKTDMSGDYEKFDEIAPFTVNIDLSISLNDEDFPWLRRKGTHAKKKFHIQ, encoded by the exons atgtatgatgaccgatgctctcccgagttcattaatggcgtgcatacttttctgcttgccgctgaggtaaACAAGCggacggatggttttatgccttgtccatgtgctagctgtaagaatggtcgcaattactctatgtcaagaaccattcacatccacctgtttgagtccagtttcatgccccactataatgtttggaccaagcgcggagaaagaggggttatgatggaagacaatgaagaagaagaggacgacgacagctatccaggCCATGGGTTCccagaatacgatgatacaacaatgggggaagaagctgagccg gaagaagctgaagaagaggaatcagatgagcccgttgatgatctaggtcgggccattgccgatgcaaagagaaactgcgcaagtgatttgggaaagaagaagttgcagcgcatgttagaggatcacaaaaaattgttgtacccgaattgcgtaggtgacaagaaaaagctgtgcaccacactggaattgctgcaatggaaggcagagaatggtgtatctgacaagggatttggaaagttgctggtaatgataaagaatatgcttccaaaggacaacgaatttcccgagagtacgtacgaagcaaagaaggttgtctgccctctagggttagaggtgcagaagatacatgcatgccctaatgattgcatcctctaccgcggtgagtacgaggatttgaacgcttgcccggtatgcggtgcattgcgctataagatcagccgcgatgaccctggtgatgtcgagggagagcgccccaggaagaagattcctgccaaggtgatgtggtatgctcctataataccacggttgaaacgtttgttccaaaacaaagagcatgtcaaggcgatgcgatggcacagagaagaccataagaaagacggaaagttgagagtacccgctgacgggtcgcaatggagaaaaatcaaaagaaagtgcCGGaatgagtttgcagatgacgcaaggaacgtattgtttggtctaagcgcagatcgcATTAATCCTTCTGGgaacaga caacccggcaacgacattgatgtgtacctaaggccattagttgaagaattcttacaactgtggaatggaacaggtgtacgtgcgtgggatgagcacatgggggaagaatttgacctaaaggtgttgctgttcgtgaccatcaatgattggcctgctctcagtaacctttcaagacagacaaacaatggataccgcggatgcacgcactgtttggatgataccgacagtatatatttggctagttgtaggaagaatgtgtacctgggacatcgtcgatttcttccgacaaggcatcccataagaaagaaaggcaagcatttcaaaggtgaggcggatcaccggacgaagcctcgccaccgtactggtgctgatgtacatgatatggtcaaggatttgaaggtaatctttggaaagggtcctggtggacaacttgtttcgaaggacgctgacggatgcgcacccatgtggaagaagaaatctatattttgggacctgccctattggaaagacctagaggtcc acgacatacatcagggtcatgcaagctacgctcttaccaaagaagagaaggaaatcttctttgaatgcctgctcagtattaaggtaccatctggcttctcgtcgaatatagagggaataataaacatggcagagaaaaagttccagaacctaaattctcatgactgccacgtgattatgacgcaactgcttccggttgcattgagggcgcTTCTACCGGAAaaggttcgattagccattgtgaagctatgtgcatttctcaatgcaatctctcagaaggtaatcgatccagaaatcataccaaggtcagagaatgatttggtgcaatgtcttgtcagtttcgagttggtgttcccaccatccttcttcaacatcatgacgcacgtcctagttcacctatgcgaagagattaacgttttgggtcctgtatttctacacaatatgttcccctttgagaggttcatgggagtcttaaagaaatatgttcataaccgtgctaggccagaaggaagcatctccaagggcgacgaaaatgaggaggtcattgagttttgtattaactttattcctgaccttaagccgattggtgttcctgaatcacggcataagggcagactggatggaaaaggcacgctaggaggggaacaaataatatgtatggacggacattctctcactgaagcacactacacagttctacagaattcctccttggtggctccgtatatggatgaacacaagaatttg ttaccatcttcaaatataatgactttcaaagggtacgacataaatggtaatacattttacacgatcgcccaagataagaagagcaccaaccaaaacagtggtgtccgctttgatgcagaaaccaagacgggaaaggaaacatattatggttatatacatgacatatgggaacttgactatcgacgtggtttgaaggtccctttgtttcggtgcaaatgggtcaatatgacacgaggcggggtaacggaagacccgcagtacggaatgacaacactggatctcaacaatcttgcgtatgcagatgaaccattcgtcctagccaatgatgtggcacaggttttctatgtgaaggacatgtctaccaagccgagaaaaaaaagataaggaagcgaatgcatcgta gatgagccaaagcggcacatagttctttctgggaagagaaacatcgtgggagtggatgacaagacagacatgtcaggagattatgaaaagtttgatgaaattgctccattcacagtgaatattgacctgagcatctcgttaaatgatgaagattttccatggttacggcgcaaagggacacacgcgaagaaaaagtttcacatccaa